The Plasmodium vivax chromosome 13, whole genome shotgun sequence nucleotide sequence aaaaaaaaaaactttgcaaaaaaaaacacacaaaatggctagattttttccgtttacctgacctgttcatgcAAAAGtgaactttttcttttacgcCTTTTTGCTCCGCGTTACCTTTTTAAACCACATgatgttgcaaaaatggaactcGCTTTgcgtgcttcttcccccctcgcagaGGAAGAAGTTCAGTTGCACGCTTCCTTGCTAGGCGATGTAAcagagggtaaaaaaaaaagaaaaaaactgggataataatttaaattaataattctttaaaaatgagatGTTTGTTATAGTTAATTTAAAGAATACAGTTACATTTCGCTAGGAAAATAAACTGCTATAGGGGGGGGTTCTTAAATTGTGCTACTTAACGATTTATATAATGCATAACATACGCGTTGCATACCATGTAGGGAAAACGAGATGTCAGTccgcacacatatatataaaaatggttaacaTTTGTGCACACAATTTAATGTTCAAAAGGATGTAgggtgggggaaaaaaattaagattCGATAAAATTCGAAATGTTCTGTAACCATGACATGTATTCTCTTTGCTCTTTGTCAATGCTACAGGAATCGATAAAATCACACAACTCGGAGTCTACTCCCAAGTTCGCCAACCATTCATCGAGCGAAGTTTGTAGGGAGTCATCCAGGTCTTCAAATTCGGGTCCATTATAAGCTGACAcggaattttttccttcttcatttttataatacttaACATTTCCAATCATATATCTGAATTTCTCATCATTCTGTAAGGTGGTGCAATAAAAGGTAATGCCTCCTTGTTTGTTTGGCTTTTCAACGGTAACAGAAAAGTCAGTCATTTCTGCTTGCGcttcattttctccttctgcttgAAATGGAGACACAAGTTGAAAATCgataataattttcattcCATCCACATTTTTGGTTAACACCATGTTGACATCTCCTTCTTGTTCCTCAAATTTCCACCCCGACGTTTGCAAAAACTTCTTAATATTATCTGGTGCCTCATAATTCGACTTCTCATGTTGCACCTCTGCTTTCACAACTTCGGACAGTTTCTGCGCTTCACTTGAAGCAAATCTTTTTGCTCCAATAGTAGAGCCGGAATGGGTTGCTTGGTACCTTTGCCCACATTTCCCAAGGTCGGTTATGTTGGAAATCTTTCTCTTATTCAGGTTGGTTAGCTCGTGCACAGAGCAGTTCAGGTGCTTCCCCAAGACTTTGCCTTTACACAAATTTGCAGCGTTTCTCCTCAggaaattcattttttcaaaagtggCGTTTAAAGTGAAAGGTGTGGATATAACACAGTGTGGTGTACCTTACTAAGTGTAAAAAGGCTGCTTATTTGAGTAACTCGACCCTCTATGCAAAGAAGAGCTGCGTTTAAATGCTCACTTGGGGGAGGCACGTGTGAAAAATTGCCGCTAGGTTCATTCACTAACGGTGATGCGGCAAAGGCTCTACAATTGCGTGTTATCTTTATTttggaatgttttttttttttttgtttcaaaaACAGATGGGATAAACGCTGTTTAACCTTAAAACTATGGCGTGGTAACCGTGTGGTTAGTTTTCTCAGCTGGTTCGCACgcgaggaaaaaatgttgcCGAGGGGTCGAATTTGCGCAAAGTGATAAATGTTAATCTATGACATCATGCTTTCGtaaaattttcacattttcgcgattttaaaaaaaataaaatgagggG carries:
- a CDS encoding mitochondrial glycoprotein domain containing protein (encoded by transcript PVX_084795A) → MNFLRRNAANLCKGKVLGKHLNCSVHELTNLNKRKISNITDLGKCGQRYQATHSGSTIGAKRFASSEAQKLSEVVKAEVQHEKSNYEAPDNIKKFLQTSGWKFEEQEGDVNMVLTKNVDGMKIIIDFQLVSPFQAEGENEAQAEMTDFSVTVEKPNKQGGITFYCTTLQNDEKFRYMIGNVKYYKNEEGKNSVSAYNGPEFEDLDDSLQTSLDEWLANLGVDSELCDFIDSCSIDKEQREYMSWLQNISNFIES